The following coding sequences are from one Leucoraja erinacea ecotype New England chromosome 2, Leri_hhj_1, whole genome shotgun sequence window:
- the LOC129709732 gene encoding caveolae-associated protein 4-like isoform X2, with amino-acid sequence MAEERVYSDSSNLAYGQSTAAAGEGDASPLDPLTIFNLLEKVAGIVDSVNETQQKMELQQLEIENTVKEIQIDVAKLNKAHLATDNTVAKLLVKTQKINANVKDVRQRLDKTNAQVKKVEGNHRELLKRNKFRVVIFQEENEMPSSVTYKKLPNEGNAAASEEHSSKTATPPPDLSSDEELVYEDGTATARLKKSGMKGVDNIKKVFSRENMQKTKQNLGKQMNRLSATIVPPDQREKIRISGERIKKSIVDSKPFHMKKKNERSGAEGQEVAIKNVGESSKGEGTGPEAATDINAAAAAEM; translated from the exons ATGGCTGAGGAACGAGTGTATTCAGATTCTAGCAACCTTGCTTATGGCCAATCTACCGCTGCTGCAGGTGAAGGGGATGCCTCGCCGCTTGATCCATTAACCATTTTTAATCTCCTAGAGAAAGTGGCTGGGATTGTCGACAGTGTGAATGAAACTCAACAGAAAATGGAACTACAGCAACTGGAAATAGAAAACACCGTTAAAGAGATACAAATCGATGTTGCAAAACTTAATAAGGCTCATTTGGCCACAGATAACACGGTCGCAAAGTTGCTAGTGAAAACCCAAAAGATCAACGCCAATGTTAAAGATGTGAGACAGCGACTGGATAAAACCAATGCTCAGGTCAAAAAAGTTGAAGGAAATCACCGTGAGCTGCTCAAAAGGAATAAATTTCGGGTGGTTATATTCCAG GAAGAAAATGAAATGCCTTCTTCTGTCACGTATAAAAAACTTCCAAACGAGGGGAATGCAGCGGCATCTGAAGAACACAGTTCAAAAACAGCCACACCACCACCAGACCTCTCCTCTGATGAAGAGCTTGTTTATGAAGATGGAACTGCAACTGCACGCCTCAAGAAATCGGGAATGAAGGGAGTGGATAATATCAAGAAAGTTTTCTCAAGAGAAAATATGCAAAAAACCAAGCAAAACTTAGGGAAGCAGATGAATCGGCTGAGCGCAACTATAGTCCCCCCAGACCAGAGAGAGAAGATAAGGATTTCTGGAGAGAGGATCAAAAAGTCCATTGTCGATTCAAAAccttttcatatgaagaagaaaaatgaaagAAGTGGGGCAGAAGGGCAAGAGGTTGCCATCAAAAATGTGGGAGAAAGTTCCAAAGGCGAGGGCACTGGTCCAGAAGCGGCAACTGATATTAACGCTGCAGCAGCTGCTGAG
- the LOC129709732 gene encoding caveolae-associated protein 4-like isoform X3, with product MAEERVYSDSSNLAYGQSTAAAGEGDASPLDPLTIFNLLEKVAGIVDSVNETQQKMELQQLEIENTVKEIQIDVAKLNKAHLATDNTVAKLLVKTQKINANVKDVRQRLDKTNAQVKKVEGNHRELLKRNKFRVVIFQEENEMPSSVTYKKLPNEGNAAASEEHSSKTATPPPDLSSDEELVYEDGTATARLKKSGMKGVDNIKKVFSRENMQKTKQNLGKQMNRLSATIVPPDQREKIRISGERIKKSIVDSKPFHMKKKNERSGAEGQEVAIKNVGESSKGEGTGPEAATDINAAAAAEN from the exons ATGGCTGAGGAACGAGTGTATTCAGATTCTAGCAACCTTGCTTATGGCCAATCTACCGCTGCTGCAGGTGAAGGGGATGCCTCGCCGCTTGATCCATTAACCATTTTTAATCTCCTAGAGAAAGTGGCTGGGATTGTCGACAGTGTGAATGAAACTCAACAGAAAATGGAACTACAGCAACTGGAAATAGAAAACACCGTTAAAGAGATACAAATCGATGTTGCAAAACTTAATAAGGCTCATTTGGCCACAGATAACACGGTCGCAAAGTTGCTAGTGAAAACCCAAAAGATCAACGCCAATGTTAAAGATGTGAGACAGCGACTGGATAAAACCAATGCTCAGGTCAAAAAAGTTGAAGGAAATCACCGTGAGCTGCTCAAAAGGAATAAATTTCGGGTGGTTATATTCCAG GAAGAAAATGAAATGCCTTCTTCTGTCACGTATAAAAAACTTCCAAACGAGGGGAATGCAGCGGCATCTGAAGAACACAGTTCAAAAACAGCCACACCACCACCAGACCTCTCCTCTGATGAAGAGCTTGTTTATGAAGATGGAACTGCAACTGCACGCCTCAAGAAATCGGGAATGAAGGGAGTGGATAATATCAAGAAAGTTTTCTCAAGAGAAAATATGCAAAAAACCAAGCAAAACTTAGGGAAGCAGATGAATCGGCTGAGCGCAACTATAGTCCCCCCAGACCAGAGAGAGAAGATAAGGATTTCTGGAGAGAGGATCAAAAAGTCCATTGTCGATTCAAAAccttttcatatgaagaagaaaaatgaaagAAGTGGGGCAGAAGGGCAAGAGGTTGCCATCAAAAATGTGGGAGAAAGTTCCAAAGGCGAGGGCACTGGTCCAGAAGCGGCAACTGATATTAACGCTGCAGCAGCTGCTGAG
- the LOC129709732 gene encoding caveolae-associated protein 4-like isoform X1, giving the protein MAEERVYSDSSNLAYGQSTAAAGEGDASPLDPLTIFNLLEKVAGIVDSVNETQQKMELQQLEIENTVKEIQIDVAKLNKAHLATDNTVAKLLVKTQKINANVKDVRQRLDKTNAQVKKVEGNHRELLKRNKFRVVIFQEENEMPSSVTYKKLPNEGNAAASEEHSSKTATPPPDLSSDEELVYEDGTATARLKKSGMKGVDNIKKVFSRENMQKTKQNLGKQMNRLSATIVPPDQREKIRISGERIKKSIVDSKPFHMKKKNERSGAEGQEVAIKNVGESSKGEGTGPEAATDINAAAAAEVSEDSLPSMSPHVANTETVVVTMEAKGEEAVPAVAEGKRSPEFS; this is encoded by the exons ATGGCTGAGGAACGAGTGTATTCAGATTCTAGCAACCTTGCTTATGGCCAATCTACCGCTGCTGCAGGTGAAGGGGATGCCTCGCCGCTTGATCCATTAACCATTTTTAATCTCCTAGAGAAAGTGGCTGGGATTGTCGACAGTGTGAATGAAACTCAACAGAAAATGGAACTACAGCAACTGGAAATAGAAAACACCGTTAAAGAGATACAAATCGATGTTGCAAAACTTAATAAGGCTCATTTGGCCACAGATAACACGGTCGCAAAGTTGCTAGTGAAAACCCAAAAGATCAACGCCAATGTTAAAGATGTGAGACAGCGACTGGATAAAACCAATGCTCAGGTCAAAAAAGTTGAAGGAAATCACCGTGAGCTGCTCAAAAGGAATAAATTTCGGGTGGTTATATTCCAG GAAGAAAATGAAATGCCTTCTTCTGTCACGTATAAAAAACTTCCAAACGAGGGGAATGCAGCGGCATCTGAAGAACACAGTTCAAAAACAGCCACACCACCACCAGACCTCTCCTCTGATGAAGAGCTTGTTTATGAAGATGGAACTGCAACTGCACGCCTCAAGAAATCGGGAATGAAGGGAGTGGATAATATCAAGAAAGTTTTCTCAAGAGAAAATATGCAAAAAACCAAGCAAAACTTAGGGAAGCAGATGAATCGGCTGAGCGCAACTATAGTCCCCCCAGACCAGAGAGAGAAGATAAGGATTTCTGGAGAGAGGATCAAAAAGTCCATTGTCGATTCAAAAccttttcatatgaagaagaaaaatgaaagAAGTGGGGCAGAAGGGCAAGAGGTTGCCATCAAAAATGTGGGAGAAAGTTCCAAAGGCGAGGGCACTGGTCCAGAAGCGGCAACTGATATTAACGCTGCAGCAGCTGCTGAGGTTAGTGAAGACAGCCTCCCAAGCATGAGTCCACATGTTGCCAATACAGAGACGGTCGTTGTAACAATGGAAGCAAAGGGTGAAGAAGCAGTGCCTGCAGTGGCAGAGGGGAAGCGGAGTCCTGAGTTTAGTTAA